A window of Ignavibacteriota bacterium contains these coding sequences:
- the asnB gene encoding asparagine synthase (glutamine-hydrolyzing) has translation MCGIAGIFAYHYAAPEVDRDELRRIRDRMERRGPDGAGEWCNENGRVGLAHRRLAIIDLNERAAQPMRSNDGLRTITFNGEIYNYRALRDQLERQGVTFRTESDTEVLLELYARKGASMLADLRGMFAFLIWDEEKHELFCARDPYGIKPLYFANDGWTFRAASQVKALIAGGSVPREVDPAAVLGFFLLGSVPEPLTIHTAIRALPAGCWMRVNAVGPQEPVRYHSIAGTWADAARNTHSITREEAYTHARAALKDSVAHHMVADVPVGAFLSAGIDSSALVGLVRDAGIKDVQTMTLAFEEYRGRIDDEAPLAEEMAALYGTRQRTRVLGVGEFRDALDDILDQMDQPSIDGINTYFVSKVAAECGLKVALSGLGGDELFGGYNSFDDIPRWVRTFRVPSHIPLLGNLARSLYTHMAPGRARRSPKAAGALLYGGTYPGAYYLRRGVFMPWELAEFLPHDFIETGLQRLRLLPVLQSALEPDPGTAFGRVAALEAALYMRNQLLRDTDWAGMAHSIELRVPLVDAVLLRELATLLLQHGPALRKDLLAQSPSTPLPAHVRNRPKTGFQVPVHAWLEQYEAVDAWRAVPSLAREGCPWARRWAYAVYRRFCVPE, from the coding sequence ATGTGCGGTATTGCAGGAATCTTCGCCTACCATTACGCTGCTCCCGAAGTAGATCGTGACGAATTACGTCGGATACGCGACCGCATGGAGCGGCGGGGTCCGGATGGCGCCGGCGAGTGGTGTAACGAAAACGGCCGGGTGGGACTCGCGCACCGGCGTCTTGCGATCATCGATCTCAACGAGCGTGCCGCGCAGCCGATGCGGTCGAACGACGGTCTGCGCACAATCACCTTCAACGGCGAGATCTACAATTACCGCGCGCTGCGAGATCAGCTCGAACGGCAGGGTGTCACATTCCGCACTGAATCCGACACGGAAGTGCTGCTCGAACTGTATGCGCGCAAAGGCGCGAGTATGCTGGCGGATCTGCGCGGCATGTTCGCCTTTCTGATTTGGGACGAGGAAAAACACGAGCTTTTCTGCGCACGCGATCCCTACGGCATCAAACCCCTGTATTTCGCGAACGACGGATGGACCTTCCGCGCGGCATCACAGGTGAAGGCCTTGATCGCAGGGGGCAGCGTGCCGCGCGAGGTGGATCCCGCCGCCGTGCTCGGCTTCTTCCTGCTCGGCAGCGTACCCGAACCACTCACGATACACACGGCAATCCGCGCGCTGCCCGCCGGATGCTGGATGCGTGTAAACGCCGTCGGACCCCAGGAACCGGTCCGTTATCACTCGATCGCGGGCACCTGGGCCGATGCGGCGCGGAATACACACAGCATCACACGCGAGGAAGCGTACACACACGCACGCGCGGCGCTGAAGGACTCGGTTGCGCATCACATGGTCGCGGATGTGCCCGTCGGCGCCTTTTTATCCGCGGGCATCGATTCGAGTGCGCTTGTGGGACTCGTCCGCGACGCGGGCATCAAAGACGTGCAGACCATGACACTCGCCTTCGAGGAATATCGCGGGCGGATCGACGACGAAGCGCCCCTCGCCGAGGAAATGGCCGCCTTGTACGGCACGCGGCAACGGACGAGGGTGCTCGGTGTTGGTGAATTCCGCGACGCCCTCGACGATATTCTCGACCAGATGGACCAGCCGAGCATCGACGGCATCAACACGTACTTTGTCAGCAAAGTCGCGGCCGAATGCGGACTCAAGGTTGCGCTCTCCGGACTCGGCGGAGACGAACTGTTCGGCGGCTACAACTCGTTCGACGACATCCCGCGCTGGGTGCGCACCTTCCGCGTGCCGTCTCATATTCCACTGCTCGGCAATCTCGCGCGGTCGTTGTACACACATATGGCGCCGGGACGCGCGCGGCGTTCGCCGAAGGCTGCGGGAGCGCTGCTGTACGGCGGGACGTATCCGGGCGCGTATTATCTGCGCCGCGGTGTCTTCATGCCGTGGGAACTCGCGGAATTTCTCCCGCACGATTTTATCGAGACGGGCCTGCAGCGGCTGCGCCTGCTGCCGGTGCTGCAAAGCGCGCTGGAACCTGATCCGGGCACGGCGTTCGGCAGAGTGGCGGCGCTCGAAGCGGCCCTGTACATGCGGAATCAACTTCTGCGCGACACCGACTGGGCGGGCATGGCACACTCGATCGAGTTGCGTGTGCCGCTGGTGGACGCCGTGCTGCTGCGTGAACTTGCTACGCTGCTGCTGCAGCACGGACCCGCCCTGCGCAAGGATCTGCTCGCGCAGAGTCCGTCCACACCGCTTCCGGCGCACGTGCGCAACAGACCCAAAACGGGCTTCCAGGTGCCTGTACACGCCTGGCTTGAACAATACGAGGCGGTTGATGCCTGGCGCGCGGTTCCTTCACTTGCGCGCGAGGGCTGTCCCTGGGCGCGCCGCTGGGCGTACGCGGTGTACCGTCGTTTCTGTGTCCCTGAGTAG
- a CDS encoding glycosyltransferase family 4 protein, translated as MKLLALMPDSYAGFGGIAQYNRDLLDALCADERVERVTAVVRHAGAAAAEYPVRYSEYVAEGSPLRFITQALRLHASVRPDAVLCGHLNLLPVAARVARLRSLPLYLELYGIEAWEPHPRISLRHFGAVTRTIAISRYTRERFLAWAPVDPLRVSVLPNTIDLLRYTPGEAPAALRARYTLGPGPILLTVGRLSSSERYKGHDRVLAALPTLLAVNPTLQYLIGGDGDDRPRLEACAAAAGITDHVTFIGRIDERELADHYRLADVFVMPSTGEGFGFVFLEAAACGTPVVGGGNDGSRDALRDGRLGSMVDPNDNDALVRALRAALDGRAVSDPRTVSVFQQKHFELHLRTLLLGTPAAASLS; from the coding sequence ATGAAGCTTCTCGCACTGATGCCCGACTCGTACGCGGGTTTCGGCGGCATCGCGCAGTACAATCGCGATCTGCTGGACGCACTGTGCGCCGACGAGAGGGTGGAACGCGTGACGGCAGTGGTCCGCCATGCGGGCGCGGCAGCAGCGGAGTATCCGGTCCGATACTCGGAATATGTGGCGGAGGGAAGTCCGCTGCGCTTCATCACACAGGCGCTGCGCCTGCACGCCTCGGTGCGGCCCGACGCGGTGTTGTGCGGACACCTGAACCTTCTGCCCGTCGCGGCACGTGTGGCCCGCCTCCGATCGCTCCCGCTCTACCTCGAGCTGTACGGCATCGAGGCGTGGGAGCCGCATCCGCGTATTTCACTTCGGCACTTCGGCGCGGTGACACGGACCATCGCCATCAGCCGATACACACGCGAACGTTTTCTTGCCTGGGCGCCGGTCGATCCGCTGCGCGTGTCGGTTCTGCCGAACACCATCGACCTTTTGCGATACACGCCGGGAGAGGCCCCTGCAGCGCTGCGCGCCCGGTACACGCTGGGTCCGGGTCCCATCCTGCTCACCGTTGGGCGTCTTTCGTCGTCGGAGCGGTACAAGGGTCACGACCGCGTGCTGGCGGCGCTGCCAACCTTGCTCGCTGTGAATCCCACGCTGCAGTACCTCATCGGCGGCGACGGCGACGACAGGCCGCGCCTCGAAGCGTGTGCCGCCGCCGCGGGCATCACGGATCACGTGACGTTTATCGGACGCATCGACGAGCGGGAATTGGCCGATCATTACCGGCTCGCGGACGTGTTTGTCATGCCCAGCACGGGTGAAGGTTTCGGTTTTGTCTTTCTCGAGGCCGCCGCCTGCGGAACACCCGTCGTGGGAGGGGGAAACGACGGCAGCCGCGACGCGCTGCGTGATGGCCGACTCGGATCGATGGTGGATCCCAACGACAACGACGCGCTTGTCCGTGCATTGCGCGCCGCGCTCGACGGACGGGCGGTCTCCGATCCGCGCACCGTGTCCGTCTTTCAACAGAAACATTTCGAACTGCACCTGCGCACCCTTCTGCTCGGAACACCCGCTGCCGCGTCCCTCTCCTGA
- a CDS encoding glycosyltransferase family 2 protein has product MHPTVSICIPTYGRARHIAATLDSVLAQTRGDFEVIVVDDASPDGTADVVARFTDPRVTFHRNTVNKGVPENYNHVFSLARGRYVGLVEDHDILEPGYIEETTAILDTFPDVGFVATGIQTIAETDGMPLKTYLSDLPRVMRGRDMLRYLLRRTDCPFSLTTMIRRDVLDRVSPWFDARYWWYADVHLWMRLLAITDFGYVAKPLLRFREREAGHTLADDYWQSVLCLDAIHRDDVRLLHTRSGMTACVDEFRYEVSKLTSVLGMRAGRILRDEPWTAYDRTQSRGYLRLPSRAALALAGCVPSAVYRRIRSGRTAARPQA; this is encoded by the coding sequence ATGCACCCCACGGTCAGCATCTGCATCCCCACGTACGGACGCGCGCGTCACATTGCGGCGACACTCGACAGTGTGCTCGCGCAGACACGCGGCGATTTCGAAGTGATCGTGGTGGACGATGCCTCGCCCGACGGCACCGCCGACGTTGTTGCGCGCTTCACCGATCCGCGTGTGACGTTCCACAGAAACACTGTCAACAAGGGTGTGCCCGAAAATTACAATCACGTGTTTTCGCTTGCGCGGGGCCGGTATGTCGGACTCGTGGAAGATCACGACATCCTCGAGCCCGGCTACATTGAAGAGACAACCGCCATTCTCGACACATTTCCAGACGTCGGATTTGTTGCCACCGGGATACAGACCATTGCCGAGACCGACGGCATGCCGTTGAAGACATATCTCTCGGATCTGCCCCGTGTGATGCGCGGCCGGGACATGCTGCGTTATCTGCTCCGCCGCACCGACTGTCCGTTTTCCCTCACCACCATGATCCGCCGCGACGTGCTCGATCGTGTCTCTCCGTGGTTCGATGCGCGGTACTGGTGGTACGCCGACGTGCATCTGTGGATGCGCCTGCTCGCCATCACCGACTTCGGCTACGTTGCGAAACCGCTGCTGCGTTTCCGCGAGCGCGAGGCGGGCCACACCCTGGCGGATGATTACTGGCAGAGCGTCCTCTGCCTCGACGCGATACATCGCGACGATGTCCGGCTGTTACACACGCGGAGCGGCATGACGGCCTGTGTTGATGAATTCCGGTATGAAGTGTCGAAGCTGACATCGGTGCTCGGCATGCGCGCGGGCAGAATACTGCGCGACGAGCCCTGGACGGCCTACGACCGGACACAGTCGCGCGGCTACCTCCGGCTGCCGTCGCGCGCCGCTCTTGCACTCGCGGGCTGCGTCCCTTCGGCGGTGTACCGGCGCATCAGGTCAGGACGCACGGCCGCGAGGCCGCAGGCCTGA
- a CDS encoding glycosyltransferase family 1 protein → MTRLHFVGYMWDGSTCVPRLEGLRAAGNEVSPFDAQRVFDAPSRIATSVAHRVYCTEGVRSMNRLLLESVADTHPDVVWIEKGDWVYPSTLRRLKAHAGHLVHYNTDDVYGRRTWFWLHRRGVQLYDCLLTTNRHNVHELRARYGARVLRAGMGYDVLRHVRPAGELEPVWDVVFIGHWEPHTEEYVSALMRAQHHVGVWGHGWRHARSNKLRGVVPLPAEKYNTTLASAKLALCSLSKGNRNESTGRSFEIPALGVCLLAERTPEHEFLYGDGVGAVLFHGVDELLMKTQEMLRDANRRRTIASEGNRLLCSRGLSWQDHMQREWPLVRNLLSGVPRSPDDDAPFWHGFRDGKAWEQIGTTSEPGSGAAL, encoded by the coding sequence ATGACCCGACTGCACTTTGTCGGCTACATGTGGGATGGAAGCACCTGCGTGCCGCGGCTCGAGGGCCTGCGTGCGGCGGGAAACGAGGTGTCGCCTTTCGACGCGCAGCGCGTCTTTGATGCCCCGTCACGCATCGCCACGTCGGTCGCACACCGCGTCTACTGCACCGAGGGCGTGCGGAGCATGAACCGCCTGCTCCTGGAATCAGTTGCCGACACACATCCCGATGTTGTGTGGATCGAAAAAGGGGATTGGGTGTATCCGTCAACGCTGCGACGATTAAAGGCGCATGCCGGACATCTCGTCCACTACAACACCGATGATGTGTATGGACGCAGGACGTGGTTCTGGCTGCACCGGCGCGGTGTTCAGTTGTACGACTGCCTTCTCACAACCAACCGGCACAACGTACACGAGCTGCGCGCGCGGTATGGTGCACGTGTACTGCGCGCAGGCATGGGGTATGACGTGCTGCGCCATGTGCGCCCCGCCGGTGAATTGGAGCCCGTCTGGGATGTGGTCTTTATCGGACATTGGGAACCACACACGGAGGAGTACGTGTCGGCGCTGATGCGGGCACAGCACCACGTCGGAGTGTGGGGACACGGTTGGCGACACGCGAGAAGCAACAAGCTGCGAGGTGTAGTACCACTCCCGGCGGAGAAGTACAACACAACCCTCGCCTCAGCAAAACTCGCTCTCTGTTCCCTGTCGAAAGGGAACAGGAACGAATCCACCGGGCGCTCCTTCGAGATCCCCGCATTGGGCGTGTGCCTCCTGGCCGAGCGGACTCCGGAACATGAATTTCTGTACGGCGACGGAGTCGGTGCCGTACTATTTCACGGTGTTGACGAACTGCTGATGAAAACGCAGGAGATGCTGCGGGACGCGAACCGTCGTAGAACAATAGCAAGTGAAGGGAACAGACTCCTGTGCTCGCGCGGACTTTCGTGGCAGGATCACATGCAGCGGGAATGGCCTTTGGTCCGGAATCTCCTCTCGGGTGTGCCACGTTCACCGGATGATGATGCACCCTTCTGGCACGGCTTCCGCGATGGAAAAGCGTGGGAGCAGATCGGGACAACGTCCGAACCGGGAAGCGGCGCAGCATTGTGA
- a CDS encoding methyltransferase domain-containing protein: protein MGIGLPFEGSTGRTISGTGLRAALARHYARWHYFSTIERAVPRDAVMLEFGSGGGDAWLARTYTVVGLELALGSARASKQTYGRAINADARAIPLRDASVDAAVSSFVLEHFDEDLARAAFAELRRVLKPGGIFISLCDLESDHPMLSHARSVSPDGYRQAFVEVPGHHGLRREDAWRALLTEAGFTIQSWQLRSRFPVLDHCPWCQLDASASFPRRLRRFGRMAYRISQIRHMGPLWGLLSTVADDIIGPVLPRSWAYRLLFTAHTPTDT, encoded by the coding sequence ATGGGAATCGGTCTGCCGTTCGAAGGATCCACCGGGCGGACCATAAGCGGCACAGGCCTGCGCGCCGCGCTCGCGCGGCACTACGCGCGCTGGCACTATTTTTCGACCATTGAACGCGCCGTTCCGCGCGACGCGGTCATGCTCGAGTTCGGCTCGGGCGGTGGCGATGCCTGGCTTGCCCGGACGTACACTGTGGTCGGTCTGGAACTCGCCTTGGGCTCGGCCCGCGCAAGCAAACAGACGTATGGACGCGCCATCAACGCCGACGCGCGCGCGATCCCTCTCCGTGACGCGTCGGTGGATGCGGCGGTGTCGAGTTTTGTACTCGAGCACTTTGATGAAGACCTCGCACGTGCCGCGTTTGCGGAACTGCGTCGTGTACTCAAGCCCGGCGGAATATTCATCTCGCTGTGTGATCTCGAATCCGACCACCCCATGCTGTCTCATGCTCGATCCGTGTCGCCTGACGGGTATCGCCAGGCGTTTGTCGAGGTGCCGGGACATCACGGACTTCGGCGCGAAGACGCGTGGCGCGCACTGCTCACCGAGGCGGGCTTCACCATCCAATCGTGGCAACTGCGCAGCCGCTTTCCCGTGCTCGACCACTGTCCGTGGTGTCAGCTCGATGCGAGCGCGTCTTTCCCACGCCGCCTGAGGCGCTTCGGCCGCATGGCATACCGGATCTCTCAGATCCGCCACATGGGTCCGCTGTGGGGACTGTTGTCCACCGTTGCCGACGACATCATCGGCCCCGTGCTCCCGCGGTCCTGGGCGTACCGGCTTCTTTTCACCGCACATACACCGACAGACACGTGA
- a CDS encoding NAD-dependent epimerase/dehydratase family protein translates to MNTFITGGAGFIGSALADRLLAAGHSVVVYDNFSTGQERFIEQALQHPSYRCVRGDTLDTAALTRAMAGCDIVFHLAANADVRFGTEHPSLDLEQNTIATFNVLEAMRANNISRIAFSSTGSIYGEPAVFPTPEHAPFPVQTSLYGASKLACEGLIQAYCEGFGFRSWIFRFVSILGERYTHGHVFDFVRRLGEDPSRLYVLGNGRQRKSYLYVHDCIDAILLAVERADASVNIFNLGTAEYCEVNDSIGWISGELGVAPRLEYAGGERGWIGDSPFIFLDCAKIRALGWEASLSIRDGVIRTVRYIRDNPWLFTARA, encoded by the coding sequence GTGAACACATTTATCACCGGCGGCGCCGGCTTTATCGGCAGCGCACTCGCGGATCGTTTGCTCGCGGCGGGACATTCCGTTGTTGTCTACGACAACTTCTCCACAGGGCAGGAGCGTTTTATCGAGCAGGCCCTGCAGCATCCGTCCTACCGCTGTGTGCGCGGCGATACCCTCGACACCGCGGCGCTCACGCGGGCGATGGCGGGCTGCGACATCGTGTTCCATCTCGCCGCAAATGCCGACGTGCGATTCGGCACAGAGCACCCCTCGCTGGATCTCGAACAGAACACCATCGCCACCTTCAACGTGCTCGAGGCCATGCGCGCGAACAACATCAGCCGTATCGCCTTTTCCTCCACCGGCTCCATCTATGGCGAACCCGCGGTGTTTCCCACTCCCGAACACGCGCCGTTTCCCGTGCAGACGTCGCTGTACGGCGCATCCAAACTCGCGTGTGAGGGCCTGATACAGGCCTACTGCGAGGGTTTCGGTTTCCGCTCGTGGATATTTCGTTTTGTGTCGATCCTGGGTGAACGATACACACACGGGCACGTCTTCGACTTTGTCCGCCGCCTCGGCGAGGATCCGTCGCGCCTGTACGTTCTCGGCAACGGGCGGCAACGGAAATCGTATCTCTACGTGCACGACTGCATCGATGCGATACTGCTTGCTGTCGAACGCGCGGACGCATCCGTAAACATCTTCAATCTGGGCACCGCCGAATACTGCGAGGTCAACGATTCCATCGGATGGATCAGCGGGGAACTCGGCGTCGCCCCGCGCCTCGAGTACGCGGGCGGCGAGCGCGGATGGATCGGCGACAGTCCCTTCATCTTTCTCGACTGCGCAAAAATCCGCGCGCTCGGCTGGGAGGCATCGCTCTCGATACGCGACGGCGTCATCCGCACAGTGCGCTATATCCGCGACAATCCCTGGCTGTTCACAGCACGCGCGTGA
- a CDS encoding SDR family oxidoreductase has translation MKATLHGRNAVITGGSQGLGAAIARVFLENGARVMITGRETDALQRTASDLARHTDDPSCIATFQGDVGDARQAEVLAAAALASFGSVQILVNNAGIYGPMGSIDSIDPEQWIAAVRTNLFGSVFTARAFLPHMRAQKYGKIVQLSGGGATSPMPRISAYAASKAAVVRFAESLALDVAGDGIDVNALAPGALNTRMLDELIGAGPETIGADAYRRALEQQQNGGASFERAAALALFLASAESDGITGRLLSAVWDPWEDLASRREALAGSDIYTLRRILARDRGLDWGER, from the coding sequence ATGAAAGCCACACTTCACGGCAGGAATGCCGTCATCACGGGCGGATCGCAAGGCCTCGGCGCCGCGATCGCGCGTGTCTTTCTCGAAAACGGCGCGCGGGTCATGATCACGGGTCGCGAAACCGACGCGCTGCAACGGACCGCGTCGGACCTCGCCCGCCATACAGACGATCCAAGTTGCATCGCCACTTTTCAGGGTGATGTCGGTGACGCGCGGCAGGCGGAGGTGCTCGCAGCAGCGGCACTCGCGTCGTTCGGATCCGTGCAGATACTTGTCAACAATGCCGGTATCTACGGGCCGATGGGCAGCATCGACAGCATCGATCCGGAGCAGTGGATCGCCGCGGTGCGCACCAACCTTTTCGGCTCGGTGTTCACCGCCCGCGCGTTTCTTCCCCACATGCGCGCACAGAAATACGGAAAGATCGTGCAGCTCTCGGGCGGGGGCGCTACAAGTCCGATGCCGCGTATCAGCGCCTATGCCGCGTCGAAGGCCGCGGTGGTGCGCTTCGCGGAATCACTCGCGCTGGACGTGGCCGGCGACGGCATCGACGTAAACGCACTCGCGCCCGGCGCGCTCAACACACGCATGCTGGACGAACTGATCGGCGCAGGTCCCGAGACCATCGGTGCGGACGCGTACCGTCGCGCGCTCGAGCAGCAGCAGAACGGTGGCGCGTCATTCGAACGGGCGGCCGCCCTGGCGCTGTTCCTCGCATCAGCCGAGAGCGACGGCATCACGGGGCGCCTGCTCAGCGCGGTGTGGGATCCGTGGGAGGATCTCGCCTCACGCCGCGAAGCGCTCGCGGGCAGCGACATATACACACTTCGACGCATCCTTGCGCGTGATCGAGGCCTCGACTGGGGGGAACGATGA
- a CDS encoding Gfo/Idh/MocA family oxidoreductase: protein MSGNSTHGVAIVGCGLIGRKRAQALAGAPLRVCADINAGRAQALAAQHGADATDNWRAAVERDDVDIVVVATTNDALAEISAHAARLGRHVLVEKPAARNLEELERIADAAAASGARVRVGFNHRYHPAILQARALHAAGALGPMMFVRGRYGHGGRIGYDREWRADPALSGGGELIDQGVHLIDLARCFLGEFTETQGRAHTYFWDMPVDDNAFLLLRTAEQQTAFLHVSCTEWKNLFSLEIYGRDAKLHIEGLGGSYGVERLAYYRMLPEMGPPETTIWEYPRGDSSWSIEFTEFLEDIEKNREPSAGLADARAALSIVASIYRESHYDHRA from the coding sequence ATGAGCGGGAACAGCACACACGGCGTCGCGATAGTCGGCTGCGGTCTCATCGGCCGCAAACGGGCGCAGGCCCTGGCGGGAGCACCACTGCGCGTGTGCGCCGATATCAACGCCGGGCGCGCGCAGGCGCTGGCAGCGCAGCACGGAGCCGACGCGACCGACAACTGGCGCGCCGCGGTGGAGCGCGACGATGTCGACATCGTTGTTGTTGCGACAACCAACGACGCTCTCGCCGAAATCTCCGCACACGCCGCGCGGCTCGGCCGGCATGTGCTTGTGGAGAAACCCGCGGCGCGTAATCTCGAAGAACTCGAGAGAATCGCGGATGCGGCCGCGGCATCGGGGGCGCGTGTCCGCGTCGGTTTTAATCATCGGTATCATCCCGCCATACTTCAAGCCCGCGCGCTGCACGCGGCTGGGGCGCTCGGTCCCATGATGTTCGTCCGCGGACGCTACGGACACGGCGGACGCATCGGCTACGACCGCGAATGGCGCGCCGATCCGGCGCTGTCGGGAGGCGGCGAATTGATCGACCAGGGAGTGCATCTCATCGATCTCGCGCGGTGTTTCCTGGGGGAATTCACTGAGACGCAGGGGCGCGCGCACACGTATTTCTGGGACATGCCCGTCGACGACAATGCGTTTCTCCTTTTACGCACGGCGGAGCAACAGACAGCCTTTCTGCACGTGAGCTGCACGGAATGGAAAAACCTGTTCTCGCTCGAGATATACGGGCGCGACGCAAAACTCCATATCGAAGGTCTCGGCGGCAGTTACGGCGTCGAACGACTCGCGTATTACCGCATGCTTCCCGAGATGGGTCCGCCCGAAACCACCATCTGGGAATACCCGCGCGGCGACTCCTCGTGGTCCATCGAGTTCACCGAATTTCTCGAGGACATCGAGAAGAACAGGGAGCCCTCGGCCGGACTCGCGGACGCGCGTGCCGCACTGAGCATTGTTGCATCCATTTACCGGGAATCACACTATGATCATCGCGCGTAG
- a CDS encoding galactokinase yields MIIARSPLRITLGGGGTDLASYYRDHGGFLVAAAIDKYVYVTAMRPFTPGIYLKYSSLEHVDAIEDVQHPIIREALRLTEQGVPQIEVTALADIPAGTGLGSSGSFTTALLKALHAFHHRLLHPGELAELACHIEIDRLGEPIGKQDQYIAAYGGLTCFTFHNDGTVEAEPLALPADTLFDLEDNLLLFFTGFSRSAGSILKDQKERSEKLDAAMLENLHYVKDLGQRSRLALESGNAHAFGMLMHEHWEHKKKRSGGMSNPEIDTWYELARANGAVGGKLVGAGGGGFLMFYAEDRNRLRKTMAHAGLSEVRFRFDFEGTKLVLS; encoded by the coding sequence ATGATCATCGCGCGTAGTCCGCTGCGTATCACACTCGGCGGCGGCGGCACCGACCTCGCGTCGTATTATCGCGACCATGGCGGTTTCCTGGTCGCGGCCGCCATCGACAAGTACGTGTATGTGACGGCGATGCGTCCCTTCACGCCGGGTATCTACCTCAAGTACTCCAGTCTCGAGCACGTCGATGCCATCGAGGATGTGCAGCACCCCATCATCCGAGAAGCGCTGCGCCTCACCGAACAGGGCGTGCCGCAGATCGAGGTGACAGCCCTCGCCGACATTCCCGCGGGTACCGGACTCGGCTCGTCGGGCAGTTTCACCACCGCTCTGCTCAAGGCACTGCATGCGTTTCATCACCGGCTGCTGCATCCGGGCGAACTCGCCGAACTCGCATGCCACATCGAGATCGACCGCCTCGGCGAGCCCATCGGCAAGCAGGACCAGTACATCGCGGCATACGGCGGCCTGACCTGTTTCACCTTTCACAACGACGGCACGGTCGAAGCCGAACCGCTGGCTCTCCCCGCCGACACTCTGTTCGATCTCGAGGACAATCTTCTCCTTTTCTTTACGGGATTCTCCCGCAGCGCGGGCAGCATACTGAAGGACCAGAAGGAACGCAGCGAAAAACTCGATGCCGCCATGCTCGAAAACCTTCACTACGTGAAGGACCTGGGACAGCGGTCGCGCCTCGCGCTCGAATCAGGCAACGCACACGCGTTCGGCATGCTGATGCACGAGCACTGGGAGCACAAAAAGAAACGCTCGGGCGGCATGAGCAATCCCGAGATCGACACGTGGTACGAACTCGCGCGCGCGAATGGCGCCGTGGGCGGCAAACTCGTCGGCGCGGGCGGTGGCGGCTTCCTGATGTTTTACGCCGAAGACCGCAACCGGCTGCGTAAAACCATGGCGCACGCGGGACTTTCGGAAGTGCGCTTCCGCTTCGATTTTGAAGGAACAAAACTCGTCCTTTCGTGA
- a CDS encoding nucleotidyltransferase family protein — protein MSRPVAILAGGLATRLGDAASRLPKSLVDVAGKPFVVHQLALLAAAGFHDVVFCIGHLGSMLRDTLGNGEHLGMCVRYSDEGDVRLGTGGALRRALPMLGDSFLVLYGDSYLRCDYAAVENAFHTSGCDALMTVYRNEGAYDTSNVVYADGRIVRYDKTERTPDMRHIDYGLGVFRSSVFTPYPEDAAFDLAEVYHACLRRDSLAAYEVAERFYEIGSPAGLAELRTLLSRP, from the coding sequence GTGAGCCGGCCGGTCGCCATACTTGCGGGCGGACTCGCGACCCGGCTCGGCGATGCCGCGTCCCGCCTCCCAAAATCTCTCGTGGATGTCGCGGGCAAACCCTTTGTTGTGCATCAACTCGCACTGCTCGCCGCGGCCGGCTTCCACGATGTGGTCTTCTGCATCGGGCATCTCGGATCGATGCTGCGCGACACGCTCGGCAACGGCGAACATCTGGGAATGTGTGTGCGATACAGCGATGAGGGCGACGTCCGCCTCGGCACGGGAGGCGCTCTGCGTCGCGCCCTGCCCATGCTCGGCGACTCGTTCCTGGTGCTGTACGGCGATTCCTACCTGCGCTGCGACTACGCGGCAGTCGAGAACGCCTTTCACACAAGCGGCTGTGATGCCCTGATGACCGTGTACCGCAACGAGGGGGCGTACGATACAAGCAACGTCGTGTACGCGGACGGCCGTATCGTGCGGTACGACAAGACCGAGCGCACACCCGACATGCGGCACATCGATTATGGTCTCGGCGTATTCCGGTCGTCGGTCTTCACACCCTATCCCGAAGACGCGGCGTTTGATCTGGCGGAAGTCTATCACGCCTGCCTGCGCCGGGATTCACTCGCGGCCTATGAAGTCGCTGAGCGTTTCTACGAGATCGGCTCACCCGCCGGACTCGCCGAGCTTCGGACCCTGCTGTCGCGTCCCTGA